A DNA window from Christiangramia salexigens contains the following coding sequences:
- the kbl gene encoding glycine C-acetyltransferase, whose translation MYGAIKQHLQKEIEEIKEAGLYKRERIITSPQDAVIKISTGEEVINFCANNYLGLSSHPEVIQAAKDTLDSHGFGMSSVRFICGTQDIHKELEQKIADFYGTEDTILYAAAFDANGGIFEPLLTKEDAIISDSLNHASIIDGVRLCKAARYRYENGNMEDLEQQLKDTTEKGARFKIIVTDGVFSMDGLVAPLDKICDLADKYDALVMIDECHATGFIGEQGIGTLEEKGVLDRVDIITGTLGKALGGAMGGYTTAKKEIIELLRQRSRPYLFSNSLAPAIVGASIKVFEMLEKDDSLRKKLKENTAYFKKGIKEAGFEIIDGEAAIVPVMLHDAKLSQDMADKLLEEGIYVIGFFYPVVPKGKARIRVQLSAAHEKEHLDKAINAFKSVGKALGVIS comes from the coding sequence ATGTACGGAGCTATAAAACAGCATTTACAAAAGGAAATAGAAGAAATAAAGGAAGCAGGACTTTATAAAAGAGAAAGAATAATCACTAGTCCGCAGGATGCCGTGATAAAAATATCAACCGGTGAGGAAGTGATCAATTTTTGTGCGAACAACTACCTTGGTCTGTCCTCTCACCCTGAAGTTATACAAGCCGCCAAAGACACTTTAGATTCTCATGGATTTGGGATGTCCAGTGTGAGGTTTATTTGTGGTACTCAGGACATTCATAAGGAACTTGAGCAAAAGATAGCCGATTTCTACGGAACTGAAGATACCATTCTTTATGCAGCTGCTTTTGATGCCAACGGGGGAATATTTGAACCACTTCTTACCAAAGAAGATGCGATAATTTCAGACTCGCTTAATCACGCCTCAATTATTGATGGTGTAAGATTATGTAAAGCTGCGAGATACCGTTATGAAAATGGAAATATGGAAGATCTTGAGCAACAATTAAAGGATACAACCGAAAAAGGTGCTAGATTCAAGATCATAGTTACAGATGGAGTATTTTCTATGGACGGTTTGGTAGCGCCATTAGATAAGATCTGTGATCTTGCAGATAAATATGATGCACTTGTCATGATAGACGAATGCCATGCAACTGGTTTCATCGGTGAGCAAGGTATAGGAACACTGGAAGAAAAAGGGGTATTAGACAGAGTTGATATCATTACCGGAACACTTGGAAAAGCACTTGGAGGTGCGATGGGAGGTTATACAACCGCTAAGAAAGAAATCATTGAGCTTCTTAGACAAAGATCAAGACCTTACTTATTTTCTAACTCCCTTGCCCCTGCAATAGTAGGAGCCTCTATAAAGGTGTTTGAAATGCTGGAGAAGGATGATAGTCTTAGAAAGAAGCTTAAAGAAAACACCGCCTACTTTAAAAAAGGTATCAAAGAAGCAGGTTTTGAGATCATAGACGGAGAAGCCGCCATTGTGCCGGTAATGCTTCACGACGCTAAGTTGTCACAGGATATGGCAGATAAATTACTGGAAGAAGGTATCTATGTTATTGGATTCTTCTACCCGGTAGTTCCAAAAGGAAAAGCTCGTATTAGAGTTCAACTTTCAGCCGCACATGAAAAGGAACATTTGGATAAAGCAATTAATGCATTTAAATCAGTAGGGAAAGCGTTAGGTGTAATTTCTTAA